In Treponema primitia ZAS-2, a genomic segment contains:
- a CDS encoding response regulator transcription factor gives MKTLVLIEDHDMMRRGLASYFSQQKRWEVVGEAATLDEASALFETLVKTGVPLPDIVLLDIDLNGAWGLDLVPKLREWYGKKPPVLVYSVFDDYAHVKAATRAGVAGYVCKSQREAELETAMDTILQGDIYFTPYLFPKISAVSDITIFLTKRERQIFELVQRLYSNDRIAGELGINIRTVENKLSIIYDKIGVKSRGELEKL, from the coding sequence ATGAAAACTCTTGTACTTATTGAAGATCACGACATGATGCGCCGTGGTCTGGCTTCTTATTTTTCCCAACAGAAACGCTGGGAAGTAGTGGGGGAAGCCGCAACACTGGATGAAGCTTCGGCGCTTTTTGAAACTCTGGTGAAAACCGGCGTGCCCCTGCCTGATATAGTACTTCTGGACATTGATCTGAACGGCGCCTGGGGTCTCGATCTTGTCCCTAAGCTCCGTGAATGGTACGGTAAAAAGCCCCCGGTGCTGGTATATTCGGTGTTTGACGACTATGCCCATGTCAAAGCCGCAACCCGCGCCGGTGTCGCAGGATATGTGTGCAAATCCCAGCGGGAAGCCGAGCTGGAAACCGCCATGGACACGATCCTTCAGGGTGATATTTATTTCACCCCCTACCTGTTCCCCAAAATTTCCGCCGTTTCCGATATCACCATATTTCTGACCAAACGAGAGCGACAAATCTTTGAGCTGGTACAGCGTTTGTATTCTAACGATCGGATCGCCGGAGAATTGGGCATCAATATCCGTACCGTAGAAAACAAACTGAGTATCATCTATGACAAGATCGGTGTTAAATCCCGGGGTGAACTGGAAAAGCTGTAA
- a CDS encoding sensor histidine kinase, producing the protein MALLCRCIVIALPIFGTEYSSITGVFADWMEVEKALSGNPAENGALLSSLMKFRLTLEAYTESPLFMQYEGAVLFSLEQKQQMMELIETFAESAARGNMAEAAENAVAIRSTLVFWQHFEVTVSNTVFAKTFSLFVFFILIIAALIYFLWHQQSALQYSRRQNQEAADLSRRIILAQEAERSRISMEIHDTVLQDLGRLMQLTEEYGAKTGQGSEAILAMEDRLITQLRMVCRVIMPPNFSRLLLADSLMQLCFDFEKRTRVKCQASISEDISAEGLQPDMQLQCFRIVQEALTNIEKHAHATEVSLTVRNSQKGERPTLLIILSDDGCGIEDDSLIGPYPLSAANRAGEDVFGIRGMYERTSILKGDLAFINEIGQGLTVRIEIPLGISKSFSF; encoded by the coding sequence TTGGCCCTCCTGTGCCGCTGTATAGTTATTGCTCTCCCCATCTTCGGGACGGAGTATTCTTCCATCACCGGGGTATTTGCGGATTGGATGGAAGTGGAGAAAGCCCTTTCGGGAAACCCTGCTGAAAACGGCGCTCTTCTGTCTTCGCTCATGAAATTCCGGCTGACCCTGGAGGCTTACACCGAATCCCCCCTTTTTATGCAGTATGAGGGGGCGGTTCTTTTTTCTCTGGAACAAAAACAGCAGATGATGGAGTTAATCGAAACCTTTGCTGAGTCCGCTGCCAGGGGGAACATGGCTGAGGCTGCAGAAAACGCGGTTGCTATACGCTCCACGCTTGTTTTCTGGCAGCATTTTGAAGTCACCGTGTCGAATACGGTTTTCGCGAAAACCTTTTCGCTTTTTGTATTTTTTATTTTGATTATTGCGGCTCTTATATATTTTCTCTGGCACCAGCAGTCCGCCCTGCAGTATTCACGGCGGCAGAATCAGGAAGCTGCGGATCTTTCCCGGAGGATTATACTGGCCCAGGAAGCGGAACGTTCCCGGATTTCCATGGAGATCCACGATACGGTGCTGCAGGATCTGGGGCGGCTCATGCAGCTTACCGAAGAGTACGGGGCAAAGACCGGCCAGGGCAGTGAAGCTATCCTGGCTATGGAGGACCGGCTGATAACACAACTCAGGATGGTTTGCCGGGTAATAATGCCGCCCAATTTCAGCAGGCTCCTTTTGGCAGATTCCCTGATGCAGCTGTGTTTTGATTTTGAAAAGCGGACCAGAGTGAAATGCCAAGCCAGTATTAGTGAGGATATTTCTGCAGAGGGGCTTCAGCCGGATATGCAGTTACAGTGTTTCCGTATTGTCCAGGAGGCGCTTACTAATATTGAAAAACACGCCCATGCCACGGAAGTATCACTAACCGTGCGGAACAGCCAAAAAGGTGAACGGCCCACCCTGCTCATAATACTGTCCGATGACGGCTGCGGAATCGAAGATGATAGCCTGATCGGCCCATATCCATTAAGTGCCGCAAACCGGGCCGGGGAAGATGTCTTTGGCATTCGGGGCATGTATGAACGGACGTCCATTCTTAAAGGGGACCTTGCCTTTATAAACGAAATAGGTCAGGGCCTTACGGTACGGATAGAGATTCCATTAGGAATTTCTAAAAGCTTCAGTTTTTAG
- a CDS encoding InlB B-repeat-containing protein, whose translation MKKANRIIILWALVCIFLLWGCSDILKESVNFELPENKGLVLVIINGSDGAGRTLLPKAPDFVRYDLVFTKGAAEESYPDWKTTDVISLNVGEWALELTAYVAGAALPLAAAKGNATVTVSPSAPATVNVSLYALTGGQGTLSYNITLPTDLSSAQMIVSPFAGGSDQTVDLLLSGASGSLPLASGDYRLTLTLNKDGLPAGKTVALQIYDNLVTEATYEFKDADFSSAVTISGPVPTKTGYTVTEIYIYSSAGQKIDAAVGGINTAKTAWSFTVPSGYESVYFKVEVCKDGTLAPKFLSKPIALDQLQSHDGEGAIALDFTYAITIPTSLSGGSVTAVPVEAFEGQTVTLTMHPDSGKQFKGGSLKYKGITQEKGVILETQTVSGDETASFVMPAEDVGIAAEFKTPLTAGLFKKNAAESLEEITGDYTTHSLANALSYIKTSASVSPGDRFVIILGETTNATLSPASSTGDSTGYLSKAVTVTLQGSGAAREVSLDNSGSLFVVGNNAELILGDKIILQGRNSNGYSLVRVEGTGKLTMQSGSEIKGNKTSASVSGGGVSVTSGGTFTMDGGTISGNYAASNGGGVYVTSGGTFTMNGGTISDNTHNASSSFSGGGVFVETAGETTSKFFMNGGAINRNTSSSRGGGVSVLSGTFTMTGGTISGNISATAAISASSGGGVSVSGGTFIMDGGTISGNTASATDSSATTSGGGVSVSGGTFTMNDGTISGNTTTTTTYSTSSGGGVSVSSGAFVMTGGTISGNTATSPNDNNPAAYGGGVNISGGAFEMTGGAIIGNATTSSPTSPSIKINGGGVYVSGGTFTMKDGLISANTAPFGGGVYVSGGTTKFVEKASLSANIAEEGGGVYVSGGSFTLAGGAINGNIANGGSYSRGGGVYVKTGIFTISDGTLDNNSAIASVASYGGGVYVGGGTVNMTKGTITANISSCESYSYGGGVYLDGGKFTISGGTFSNNTASSLTPSYSRGGGVYVYTGTFEMAELGRIDTNNLVCIEPGKWITLTKPFTGAGPIALIDLSGSSSSWLPPIKVLKKETSFGTQDIPLDRFLLGDFVIGPQRKSIEAMGYFLNTDGTLQSW comes from the coding sequence ATGAAAAAAGCCAATCGAATAATTATTCTGTGGGCCCTGGTATGTATCTTTCTCCTCTGGGGATGTTCCGATATATTAAAAGAATCGGTAAATTTTGAGCTGCCTGAAAACAAGGGCCTGGTCCTGGTAATCATCAACGGTTCTGATGGTGCGGGGCGTACCTTGCTGCCCAAAGCCCCGGATTTTGTCCGCTACGATCTGGTCTTTACCAAAGGCGCCGCTGAGGAATCCTATCCGGATTGGAAAACCACTGATGTAATAAGCCTGAACGTGGGGGAGTGGGCCCTGGAACTTACCGCCTATGTGGCCGGAGCTGCATTGCCCCTGGCTGCCGCCAAGGGCAATGCCACAGTAACGGTAAGCCCAAGCGCCCCCGCCACAGTAAACGTAAGCCTCTATGCCCTTACCGGCGGACAGGGGACCCTTAGTTACAATATCACGCTGCCCACAGATTTGAGTTCCGCCCAAATGATTGTGAGCCCCTTTGCCGGGGGAAGCGATCAAACGGTGGATTTACTGCTTAGCGGCGCTTCCGGTTCCCTGCCCCTAGCATCGGGAGATTATCGTTTAACCCTGACCCTGAATAAGGACGGACTCCCTGCGGGAAAAACCGTTGCCCTGCAGATCTACGACAATCTAGTGACCGAAGCGACGTATGAATTTAAAGATGCCGACTTTAGTTCCGCAGTAACCATAAGCGGCCCGGTTCCAACAAAAACGGGGTATACGGTAACGGAGATATATATTTATAGCAGCGCCGGTCAGAAGATTGATGCAGCAGTTGGGGGTATAAACACGGCAAAAACCGCATGGTCCTTCACGGTGCCATCGGGGTATGAATCGGTGTATTTTAAGGTGGAAGTGTGTAAAGATGGAACCCTTGCCCCAAAATTTCTCAGCAAACCCATTGCCCTTGACCAACTGCAAAGCCATGATGGGGAGGGAGCAATAGCGCTGGACTTTACGTATGCTATTACCATTCCCACAAGTTTAAGCGGCGGCAGTGTTACTGCGGTCCCTGTGGAAGCCTTTGAGGGGCAGACCGTTACCCTTACGATGCACCCGGATAGCGGTAAGCAGTTTAAGGGGGGGAGCCTGAAATACAAGGGTATCACCCAGGAAAAGGGTGTCATTCTGGAAACACAGACGGTTTCTGGTGATGAAACTGCGTCCTTTGTCATGCCTGCGGAGGATGTGGGCATTGCTGCGGAGTTTAAAACGCCGCTTACGGCAGGGTTGTTCAAGAAGAATGCTGCTGAAAGCCTTGAAGAAATAACCGGAGACTATACAACGCATTCCCTTGCCAATGCACTGAGTTACATCAAAACATCAGCATCTGTCAGTCCGGGAGATCGCTTTGTCATAATTTTAGGTGAGACTACGAATGCGACCCTCTCGCCGGCAAGCAGCACTGGTGATAGCACCGGCTATCTTAGCAAAGCTGTCACCGTTACCTTGCAGGGAAGTGGAGCAGCCCGGGAGGTGAGCCTTGACAATAGCGGCTCTCTTTTTGTTGTTGGTAATAATGCCGAATTGATTTTAGGTGATAAGATTATCCTGCAAGGACGTAATTCAAACGGCTATAGTTTAGTGCGCGTTGAGGGCACGGGTAAGCTAACCATGCAGAGCGGATCGGAAATTAAAGGAAATAAAACCTCTGCCAGTGTAAGCGGAGGTGGGGTGTCTGTAACATCCGGTGGAACCTTCACGATGGATGGCGGAACCATAAGTGGTAATTACGCTGCCAGCAACGGAGGTGGGGTGTATGTAACATCCGGTGGAACCTTCACGATGAATGGCGGAACCATAAGCGATAATACCCACAACGCCTCCTCCTCCTTCTCCGGTGGAGGGGTATTTGTAGAGACTGCTGGTGAAACAACTTCCAAATTCTTTATGAATGGCGGAGCCATAAATCGTAATACCTCCTCAAGCCGTGGCGGGGGGGTGAGTGTACTCAGCGGAACCTTCACTATGACTGGTGGAACCATAAGTGGTAATATCTCTGCCACTGCTGCCATTTCAGCCTCTTCCGGTGGGGGGGTATCTGTATCTGGAGGAACCTTCATTATGGATGGCGGAACCATAAGCGGCAATACCGCCTCTGCCACCGACTCATCTGCCACTACCAGTGGTGGGGGGGTATCTGTATCTGGAGGAACTTTTACTATGAATGATGGAACTATAAGCGGTAATACCACCACTACCACCACCTACAGTACCTCCTCTGGTGGGGGGGTATCTGTATCTAGTGGAGCCTTCGTGATGACTGGCGGAACCATAAGCGGCAATACCGCCACATCACCCAATGATAACAATCCCGCTGCCTACGGCGGGGGGGTGAATATATCTGGTGGAGCCTTCGAGATGACTGGCGGAGCCATAATCGGTAATGCTACGACATCCTCCCCTACCTCCCCTTCCATTAAGATCAATGGTGGTGGGGTGTATGTATCTGGTGGAACCTTTACTATGAAAGACGGACTCATCAGCGCTAATACTGCCCCCTTCGGTGGCGGGGTGTACGTGTCCGGCGGAACAACCAAGTTTGTTGAGAAAGCATCTCTTAGTGCTAATATTGCTGAAGAAGGCGGCGGGGTGTACGTAAGCGGTGGCTCCTTCACTCTGGCTGGCGGCGCTATCAACGGCAATATCGCCAATGGCGGATCTTATTCCAGAGGCGGCGGGGTGTATGTCAAGACCGGTATCTTCACCATAAGCGATGGAACCCTCGACAATAACAGCGCCATAGCTTCAGTCGCCTCCTATGGGGGCGGGGTGTATGTCGGCGGCGGAACCGTGAACATGACAAAAGGAACTATCACCGCCAATATCTCCTCATGTGAGTCCTATTCCTATGGCGGCGGAGTGTACCTGGACGGCGGAAAATTTACCATAAGCGGAGGTACCTTCAGTAATAATACCGCATCCTCACTTACCCCCTCCTATTCCCGAGGCGGCGGAGTTTACGTGTACACCGGAACCTTTGAAATGGCCGAGCTTGGCCGTATAGATACCAATAACCTGGTATGTATTGAGCCCGGTAAATGGATAACCCTTACCAAGCCGTTTACCGGCGCCGGTCCCATCGCCCTTATCGACCTTTCCGGCAGCTCCAGTAGTTGGCTCCCCCCTATAAAAGTGCTTAAGAAAGAAACATCATTTGGAACCCAGGATATCCCTCTGGATCGTTTTCTCCTGGGAGATTTTGTGATAGGCCCCCAGCGGAAATCCATTGAAGCCATGGGGTATTTTCTCAATACCGACGGAACCTTACAGTCATGGTAG
- the mtnN gene encoding 5'-methylthioadenosine/S-adenosylhomocysteine nucleosidase, with protein MIGIIGAMEEEISLLRSALEDSRLETIGGYKFYIGKLENKPVALLLCGIGKVSAAVGCALLIDHYHPELVINTGSAGGIDPALSFGDAIISDGLVYYDADVTAFNYALGQIPGMPPIFPVTEDLIRRAEAAVDSLKREGILPENFNHCRGLIGSADIFMHEPEMINELRKRFPTLRAVEMEGAAIAQACYIFKVPGLIIRALSDIAGTESPVTHDQFLPIASKHSGEIVRRIVREW; from the coding sequence ATGATAGGTATTATTGGAGCCATGGAGGAGGAGATAAGCCTTCTCCGTTCAGCCCTGGAGGATTCCCGGCTGGAAACAATCGGGGGCTATAAATTTTATATCGGGAAGCTGGAAAATAAGCCCGTGGCGCTTCTGCTCTGCGGGATCGGTAAGGTAAGCGCTGCGGTGGGCTGCGCTTTGCTCATCGATCATTATCACCCGGAACTGGTGATCAATACCGGGTCCGCCGGGGGGATTGACCCTGCACTGAGCTTTGGGGACGCTATCATCTCCGATGGGCTGGTCTATTACGATGCGGATGTTACGGCCTTTAACTACGCCCTGGGGCAGATACCCGGTATGCCGCCTATTTTTCCGGTGACCGAGGATTTGATACGCCGGGCGGAGGCTGCGGTGGATAGCCTTAAACGGGAGGGGATACTGCCTGAGAACTTCAACCATTGCAGGGGCCTCATCGGTTCGGCGGATATCTTTATGCACGAGCCTGAAATGATCAACGAGCTGCGTAAACGGTTTCCGACCTTGCGGGCGGTGGAAATGGAGGGGGCCGCTATAGCCCAGGCTTGCTACATTTTTAAGGTCCCTGGGCTGATCATCCGGGCCCTTTCGGACATTGCGGGGACCGAATCGCCGGTTACCCATGACCAATTCCTGCCTATCGCTTCGAAACATTCCGGGGAGATTGTGCGGCGAATTGTACGGGAATGGTAA
- a CDS encoding tetratricopeptide repeat protein, with amino-acid sequence MKTRLILTVFILAITASAFSVEFTLRPRFFALFPLGDKTVERFDTGFGGDLLFDVNISSLLTNPWGIGYSAGLEGGAGFTPLKTDAADSISFLSGGLGLGVFYYPISRLNLRLDGALGLYQGSLSSGGNSAEGSESSLWWRAGAEAGFRFSPLITLSANVGYRYYNNRFSESTGPAFYSGLYTGLTLQLNFETRSSYRGIDVRLDQDDGIYPLYHSLYRNNPVGSLILTNRESAEIRNVRVSFQAGSYTSSELFCGSVPLLVRGRSTEIPLLADFSRALMDFTADGRIIGEVLVRYTLLGAERTALLSVPVQVHGRNSFLWADPWGLGAFVSPTSADTLEFSKQITGLARGSLRPELNRNMQLGIWLFEGLKAAGLGYGGPLETPYVEYRQSPEKIDDIQYPFQTLAFRTGDLDDLGLLFAAILEAAGISSAYIPLDDEFIVAWPLNISEAQAGNFFKDTEKLLVVNGEIWLPLALSGFNDGFIAAWDKAGERLNRAEASGEGFEFIPSADAWTVYPPAAAPPLRNRNTRPDENAAAAAVERALKSYIDQELAPAIVRLQEQIRGGATPALYNQLGLLQLRAGSHRDAQRTFEQAAGMGSLPAMLNLGNLFLMDDDWNNAESWFNRALDTDPEYEPAKRGLERVRAGRG; translated from the coding sequence ATGAAAACACGATTGATCCTGACAGTATTCATCCTTGCCATTACCGCCTCCGCCTTTTCGGTAGAATTTACCCTCCGCCCCCGCTTCTTTGCCCTTTTCCCCCTGGGTGACAAGACCGTAGAACGCTTTGATACGGGCTTTGGGGGGGACCTGCTCTTTGATGTGAATATATCCAGCCTCCTCACCAATCCCTGGGGTATCGGCTACTCTGCGGGCCTTGAAGGGGGCGCGGGTTTTACGCCCCTGAAAACCGACGCTGCGGACAGTATCAGTTTCCTTTCCGGCGGTCTGGGGCTGGGAGTATTTTACTACCCTATTTCCCGGCTTAACCTGCGGCTGGACGGCGCCCTGGGCCTTTACCAGGGGAGCCTTTCCTCCGGGGGAAATTCCGCAGAAGGGTCCGAATCCTCCCTGTGGTGGCGGGCCGGAGCCGAGGCGGGGTTCCGGTTTTCACCTCTGATTACCCTTTCTGCGAACGTCGGGTACCGTTACTATAATAACCGTTTCAGCGAAAGTACCGGCCCAGCATTCTATTCGGGACTTTACACGGGACTTACCCTGCAGCTTAATTTTGAAACCCGTTCTTCCTATAGGGGAATTGATGTCCGGCTGGACCAGGACGACGGGATTTACCCCTTGTACCATTCCCTGTACCGGAACAACCCTGTAGGGAGCCTTATACTGACAAACCGGGAAAGCGCGGAAATACGGAATGTACGGGTAAGCTTCCAGGCGGGGAGCTACACGTCCTCGGAACTGTTCTGCGGAAGCGTCCCCCTGCTGGTCCGGGGCAGGAGCACCGAAATTCCCCTGCTGGCGGATTTTTCCCGGGCCCTGATGGATTTTACCGCTGACGGGCGCATTATCGGGGAAGTGCTGGTCCGGTATACCCTGCTGGGCGCCGAGCGGACCGCCCTGTTGAGCGTCCCTGTGCAGGTCCATGGGCGCAACAGTTTCCTCTGGGCCGATCCCTGGGGGCTTGGGGCCTTTGTGTCCCCCACTTCGGCGGATACCCTGGAGTTTTCCAAGCAAATAACCGGCCTGGCCCGGGGGAGCCTGCGGCCCGAGCTGAACCGGAATATGCAGTTGGGGATCTGGCTCTTTGAGGGTCTCAAAGCTGCGGGTCTGGGCTATGGCGGGCCCCTGGAAACCCCCTATGTGGAGTACCGCCAGAGCCCTGAGAAAATTGACGATATTCAGTATCCCTTCCAGACCCTGGCCTTCCGTACCGGCGACCTGGACGATCTGGGTCTGCTTTTTGCGGCGATTCTGGAAGCGGCGGGGATTTCCTCCGCCTATATCCCCCTGGATGACGAATTCATCGTCGCCTGGCCCCTGAACATCAGCGAAGCCCAGGCAGGGAACTTTTTCAAGGATACGGAGAAACTCCTGGTAGTTAACGGCGAAATCTGGCTGCCCCTGGCCCTATCCGGTTTTAACGATGGGTTCATCGCCGCCTGGGACAAGGCGGGGGAACGTTTGAACCGGGCGGAGGCTTCCGGGGAAGGTTTTGAGTTTATCCCCAGCGCCGATGCCTGGACCGTGTATCCCCCGGCTGCGGCCCCGCCCCTGCGGAACCGGAATACCCGGCCCGATGAAAACGCCGCCGCCGCTGCGGTGGAAAGGGCCCTGAAAAGCTACATTGACCAGGAACTGGCCCCGGCTATAGTCCGGCTTCAGGAACAGATCCGGGGCGGGGCTACCCCTGCTCTGTACAACCAGTTGGGTCTGCTGCAACTGCGGGCCGGTTCCCACCGGGATGCCCAAAGGACCTTTGAACAGGCTGCGGGAATGGGGTCCCTTCCCGCCATGCTGAATTTGGGGAACCTGTTTCTCATGGACGATGACTGGAACAATGCGGAATCCTGGTTTAACCGGGCCCTGGACACGGACCCTGAGTATGAACCGGCTAAACGGGGATTGGAGAGGGTCAGGGCAGGCCGGGGCTAA
- a CDS encoding cadherin-like beta sandwich domain-containing protein: MKKRGKVFFSGLLLAAGILVSACNQAVGSENSGDLLQTILVYGGTEVLQLQGVHREWPGFDPRETEYTLAVPAHIESITLEAAPRDISVRISPQKQIEKHFSYGESAEITFTVYSADWGSVQTYTITASRESPVSRNAALAEVWVRDQNGNQWPFSDYTGEDGKNLNFFPSVTSYFLKAPSTMSQIALVCTPADTKAEISGTETYPLSFDGPREIPIRVTAQDGTGETYTFTVTRTAPDPENNTLRHLWVNGLVIDESDDKVSVSTGPEGNLVYTIKVPYNEKATLRAEAAEYGATIADGAGAGLTSGDSAVTEERELSFDGTDTLSYTMKVQSEGGSQEYTVNLVRMSIDAELSGISINGAPLSGFDRTIMSYGSSTTPKITTTAETINVSGTLSDPNGAVNALDNHPLALGSNRLTLTVNAEDPGYRNTYTIWVRRNSIPGTGSEPGGGTDPGGGTDPGGGTDPGGGTDPGGGTDSGSGGAAPAFTLSLPTEITGITGSPADGTALIYKQGTVGDSDKPRSFTVSVPTGQGLTVYGWYVDGLQRGSEYSFNVDAVSYPLGTHRVSVIILKNGKHYSYEKTFTVHYDK; encoded by the coding sequence ATGAAAAAGCGAGGGAAGGTTTTTTTCAGCGGGCTCCTGCTTGCGGCGGGGATCCTGGTCAGCGCCTGTAACCAGGCGGTGGGGTCCGAAAACTCGGGGGATCTTTTGCAGACTATCCTGGTTTATGGGGGGACCGAGGTGCTTCAGCTCCAGGGGGTTCACCGGGAGTGGCCGGGCTTTGATCCCCGGGAAACCGAATACACCCTGGCAGTCCCAGCGCATATAGAGAGCATAACTCTGGAAGCGGCGCCCCGGGACATCAGTGTCCGAATCAGCCCCCAGAAGCAAATAGAGAAACATTTTTCCTACGGCGAAAGCGCGGAGATCACCTTTACGGTATACTCTGCGGACTGGGGCTCGGTGCAGACCTATACAATAACGGCGTCCCGGGAAAGCCCGGTATCCCGCAATGCGGCGCTTGCGGAAGTATGGGTGCGGGATCAGAACGGGAACCAGTGGCCCTTTTCCGATTATACTGGGGAAGACGGCAAAAATTTGAATTTTTTCCCGAGCGTAACGAGTTATTTCCTGAAAGCGCCCAGTACCATGAGCCAAATCGCCCTGGTCTGTACCCCTGCGGACACCAAGGCCGAAATAAGCGGGACTGAAACCTATCCCCTGAGTTTCGACGGTCCCCGGGAGATACCCATACGGGTAACTGCCCAGGATGGGACCGGGGAAACCTACACCTTTACGGTTACCCGAACTGCCCCGGACCCGGAAAACAACACCCTGCGGCATCTGTGGGTAAACGGCCTGGTGATTGATGAATCCGACGACAAGGTAAGCGTAAGCACCGGTCCGGAAGGGAATCTGGTTTATACAATAAAGGTACCCTACAATGAAAAAGCGACCCTCCGTGCGGAAGCGGCGGAATACGGGGCAACCATAGCCGATGGGGCCGGAGCCGGACTGACTTCCGGAGACAGCGCAGTAACCGAAGAAAGGGAACTCAGCTTTGATGGGACGGATACCCTGAGCTATACCATGAAGGTCCAGTCCGAAGGCGGGAGCCAGGAGTACACGGTCAACTTGGTCCGTATGTCCATCGATGCAGAACTTTCCGGTATCAGCATAAACGGCGCGCCCCTGTCAGGATTTGACCGGACCATTATGAGCTACGGCAGTTCCACAACACCAAAAATTACCACCACTGCTGAAACAATAAATGTGTCCGGCACGCTTTCTGATCCTAATGGGGCGGTGAACGCCCTGGACAATCATCCCCTGGCCCTGGGATCAAACCGGCTGACCCTGACGGTAAATGCCGAGGACCCCGGATACCGCAATACCTATACTATCTGGGTAAGGCGCAACTCCATCCCCGGCACTGGAAGCGAGCCTGGTGGTGGAACTGACCCCGGTGGTGGAACCGATCCTGGCGGTGGGACTGACCCCGGTGGCGGGACTGACCCTGGCGGTGGAACCGACTCCGGTAGCGGCGGTGCTGCGCCGGCCTTTACCCTTTCTCTGCCTACGGAAATAACGGGTATCACAGGTAGTCCTGCGGATGGAACGGCGCTTATCTATAAACAGGGGACTGTGGGTGATTCCGACAAACCCCGCAGCTTTACGGTAAGCGTACCTACCGGGCAGGGACTTACCGTATATGGCTGGTATGTGGATGGGCTGCAACGAGGCAGTGAATATTCCTTCAATGTGGACGCGGTAAGCTACCCGCTGGGGACTCATAGGGTGAGTGTTATCATCCTTAAGAATGGGAAACACTATTCCTATGAAAAGACCTTTACTGTTCATTATGATAAGTAG
- a CDS encoding GGDEF domain-containing protein — translation MNETPDLHHFLSDPKIVEHYSLLEEVGVFAHIDSLNKEIRDYKDLLDGAMDIFNRTNIEEIMDATVRQISDQFLPGFIVFLWKPHQNKEEITIKGYQNYKNVEISLKIESITPFEAFFQTHPKPVNFDLLESQTEAATTFSTLKQLKPELVAPIMGPSNLYGLIIIGHRMLEKEYTPRELTFLEELMSFVSQAIQNHLHYEQSVRDVKTGLFNHGFFMTRLMEEIARTRRRDDISSLIVIDVDKFKNFNDSYGHLAGDRVLECLAQTIKGSVRTEDVPSRFGGEEFTILLPSSNRDAAWLVAERLRNSVAEMEVPWEPPLPQVTISLGIVTFDKQAGLTADDIIKRADAALYQSKEQGRNRSTVWEPSTPEHTEN, via the coding sequence ATGAACGAAACACCAGATTTACACCATTTTTTAAGCGACCCAAAGATCGTGGAGCACTATTCCCTGCTGGAAGAGGTTGGTGTCTTTGCCCATATTGATTCCCTGAACAAGGAGATCCGGGACTATAAGGATCTCCTGGACGGGGCCATGGATATTTTCAACCGCACCAATATTGAAGAGATCATGGACGCCACGGTGCGCCAGATTTCGGATCAGTTTTTACCGGGCTTTATTGTGTTCCTCTGGAAACCCCATCAGAACAAAGAAGAGATAACCATCAAAGGTTACCAGAACTACAAAAACGTAGAAATTTCCCTGAAGATTGAAAGCATCACCCCCTTTGAAGCGTTCTTTCAAACTCACCCCAAGCCGGTCAACTTTGATCTCCTGGAAAGCCAGACGGAAGCCGCCACCACCTTCAGTACCCTGAAACAGCTTAAGCCCGAACTGGTGGCGCCCATCATGGGGCCCTCGAACCTCTACGGGCTGATCATCATCGGCCACAGGATGCTCGAAAAGGAATATACCCCCCGGGAGCTGACCTTCCTGGAAGAGCTCATGTCCTTTGTCTCCCAGGCCATACAGAACCACCTCCACTACGAACAATCAGTGCGGGATGTAAAGACCGGCCTCTTTAACCACGGTTTTTTTATGACCCGGCTCATGGAAGAAATTGCCCGGACAAGACGGAGGGACGACATCTCTTCCCTTATCGTTATTGATGTGGACAAGTTCAAAAACTTCAACGACTCCTACGGCCACCTGGCCGGGGACCGGGTTCTGGAATGTCTGGCCCAGACGATAAAAGGAAGTGTCCGCACCGAAGATGTGCCCTCCCGCTTCGGGGGCGAGGAGTTTACCATACTGCTCCCCAGTTCCAACAGGGATGCTGCCTGGCTGGTGGCAGAACGGCTGCGGAATTCGGTGGCGGAAATGGAAGTCCCCTGGGAGCCGCCCCTGCCCCAGGTAACCATCAGCCTGGGGATAGTGACTTTTGACAAGCAAGCGGGCCTCACCGCAGATGACATTATCAAGCGGGCTGATGCGGCTCTGTACCAGTCTAAGGAACAGGGGCGGAACCGGTCTACGGTGTGGGAACCATCGACGCCTGAGCACACAGAAAATTAA